The Streptococcaceae bacterium ESL0687 genome has a segment encoding these proteins:
- a CDS encoding ASCH domain-containing protein: MDGNKKVTDLWNEFLGRKNLDVIDIRYDAWQFGVEPDKLGQLVLEGKKTATASAYDGYDFYGERIPQVDDYSIILDSKNHPLCIIRTNRVKILKFSEIDKNHALKEGEGDLSLGYWQREHQKFFTKELKDYGKSFSEEMKVVAEEFEVVYVPDNHI, translated from the coding sequence ATGGATGGGAATAAAAAGGTTACTGATTTATGGAATGAATTTTTGGGCCGTAAAAATTTGGATGTGATTGACATCAGGTATGATGCCTGGCAATTTGGGGTAGAACCTGATAAGTTAGGGCAGCTTGTGCTTGAAGGTAAAAAAACGGCAACGGCTAGTGCTTATGATGGCTATGATTTTTATGGGGAGAGAATCCCTCAGGTGGATGACTACAGTATCATTTTGGACTCTAAAAATCATCCCCTTTGTATTATTAGAACAAATAGGGTTAAAATTTTAAAATTCTCTGAAATTGATAAAAACCATGCTCTTAAGGAGGGTGAAGGAGATCTTAGTTTGGGCTATTGGCAAAGGGAGCATCAAAAATTTTTTACTAAAGAATTAAAGGACTACGGCAAATCTTTTAGTGAAGAAATGAAGGTCGTAGCCGAAGAGTTTGAAGTTGTTTATGTTCCTGATAATCATATATGA
- a CDS encoding glycosyltransferase family 2 protein, producing the protein MQKNKPKISIIIPVYNSEKYIKQCIDSILQNTYTDYEVLLINDGSTDNSLTILEDFRQSDDRIQVINKENQGVAPTRNLGISIAQGEYIVFIDNDDFIDSDYLEIYLQEIEKNKSDIVIGGYKRTNKEKILFSDYPRDSKWGKYIILAPWAKIYRKSFLLKNDIQFLDYPIGEDVYFNLKAFNFTKKISSINYTGYNWFYNGESVSNTSQKGFSPKINIIYFLNKLLEISKNSQENEYFKYYIKRYYIWYLLFSGRQASANEFMNQYHTIKNWIQEKGLESKLNPLSNKLSGENYKNRLIVMIFRFLEKTHLLPIFAKLYCQKR; encoded by the coding sequence TTGCAGAAAAATAAACCAAAAATTTCAATAATAATACCAGTCTATAATTCAGAAAAATATATTAAACAATGTATTGATTCTATTCTCCAGAATACCTATACCGACTATGAAGTTTTACTTATTAATGATGGATCTACCGATAATAGCCTCACTATTTTAGAAGATTTTAGACAAAGTGATGATAGAATACAGGTAATAAATAAGGAAAATCAAGGGGTAGCTCCTACCAGAAATTTAGGAATATCTATAGCTCAAGGGGAATATATTGTTTTCATTGATAATGATGATTTTATCGATTCTGATTATCTAGAAATTTATCTCCAAGAGATTGAAAAAAATAAGTCAGATATTGTAATCGGTGGATATAAACGAACAAACAAAGAAAAAATTCTTTTTTCTGACTATCCAAGGGATAGTAAATGGGGAAAATATATAATCCTTGCACCTTGGGCAAAAATATACCGTAAGTCTTTTTTACTTAAAAATGACATTCAATTTCTTGATTATCCAATTGGAGAAGATGTTTATTTCAACTTAAAAGCATTTAATTTTACCAAGAAAATAAGCTCAATTAATTATACTGGTTATAATTGGTTTTATAATGGGGAAAGTGTATCGAATACCTCCCAAAAAGGTTTTAGCCCAAAAATAAATATTATATATTTTTTAAACAAACTCCTTGAAATTTCAAAAAACAGTCAGGAAAATGAGTATTTTAAATACTATATTAAACGTTATTACATTTGGTATCTTCTTTTTTCAGGAAGACAAGCATCAGCAAATGAATTTATGAACCAGTATCATACCATTAAAAATTGGATACAAGAAAAGGGACTTGAAAGTAAGCTAAATCCCCTTTCAAATAAATTATCAGGAGAAAATTACAAGAATCGTCTTATTGTAATGATTTTTAGATTCCTTGAAAAAACTCACCTCTTACCTATATTTGCAAAATTATACTGCCAAAAAAGATAG
- a CDS encoding alpha/beta hydrolase, protein MKVTRKMIAPDLRKRGEVLKVLLPWHSRLGFYFSQFLLDRILKRIRPADDISFEEVFIDRDDGSKLRLCIYKPKGYQSMKGLPGLLWFHGGGYAMGRPEIETRTIENFIRTSPTVIIAPDYQLSSEKPYPAPLNDAYLSLLWMKKHHKDLGIREDQLFVGGESAGGGLTCALSAYARDRGEVNIAFQIPLYPMLDDRCKTVSVVNNNAPVWDQKANILAWKMYLGPMYGSQDIPPYAAPARLQNFKDLPPTYSFVGTIEPFYDETSFYIENIKASGGEATLDVYEGCYHAFDMFAPDSTESKEAVKNLLAAYKKAVETKFASQKNNF, encoded by the coding sequence ATGAAAGTTACTAGGAAAATGATTGCTCCTGATCTTCGTAAAAGGGGTGAGGTATTAAAGGTTTTACTTCCCTGGCATAGTAGACTGGGATTTTATTTCAGCCAATTTTTGCTTGACCGTATACTTAAGAGAATAAGACCAGCTGATGATATTTCCTTTGAAGAGGTCTTTATTGACCGGGATGATGGTAGTAAACTCAGACTCTGTATCTATAAACCTAAGGGCTACCAGTCAATGAAGGGGTTACCTGGGCTTTTATGGTTCCACGGAGGGGGTTACGCTATGGGACGACCTGAGATTGAGACCAGAACCATTGAAAATTTTATTAGGACAAGTCCTACAGTTATTATTGCGCCTGATTATCAATTATCCTCTGAAAAACCTTATCCAGCGCCTCTTAATGATGCCTATTTGAGCCTTTTATGGATGAAAAAGCACCACAAAGATCTTGGAATAAGGGAGGACCAACTTTTTGTAGGTGGGGAGAGTGCTGGAGGTGGTTTGACTTGTGCTCTGTCAGCGTATGCAAGAGACAGAGGTGAGGTTAATATAGCCTTTCAAATTCCACTTTATCCCATGCTTGATGATAGATGTAAGACTGTATCAGTAGTTAATAATAATGCCCCTGTTTGGGATCAGAAGGCAAATATCTTGGCTTGGAAGATGTATTTGGGGCCCATGTATGGTAGTCAAGATATTCCCCCTTATGCAGCTCCAGCTAGACTTCAAAATTTCAAGGATCTTCCTCCGACATATTCATTTGTGGGGACAATTGAACCCTTTTATGACGAGACTAGCTTCTATATTGAAAATATAAAAGCTAGCGGCGGGGAGGCTACCCTTGATGTTTATGAAGGGTGTTACCATGCCTTTGATATGTTTGCGCCGGATTCAACCGAGTCAAAAGAAGCAGTAAAAAATCTTCTTGCCGCTTATAAAAAAGCAGTCGAAACAAAATTTGCCAGTCAAAAAAATAATTTTTAA
- a CDS encoding C39 family peptidase, with amino-acid sequence MKFKKNIGLPLILISVFLGLILAFSVIQTKDTTDLHHLKSELNAAQEKLKALEERNQLLEDAVTNPIKAYGNETREELKKQGLNDNLILQTDERWASLPYGWGIYSTFDKNACAIASLSMINANYQKGDLSVQNVLDWAKNDYFTDDGTSWNIFPAFAQHYGYTYTDLGDNIEDALPYLNQGIPVVASVKPGIFTSVGHILVLSSANDQGIHLLDPNDDAKKRHSLTTYSNEQIQNELAHLWVYKPE; translated from the coding sequence ATGAAATTTAAAAAAAATATTGGGCTCCCCCTCATTTTAATATCGGTCTTTTTAGGACTTATCCTTGCTTTTTCCGTAATTCAAACCAAGGATACAACAGACCTTCATCACCTAAAAAGTGAACTCAACGCAGCTCAGGAAAAATTAAAGGCCCTTGAGGAGCGAAACCAGCTACTTGAAGATGCTGTGACTAATCCCATCAAGGCATATGGAAATGAAACTCGTGAAGAACTCAAAAAACAAGGATTAAATGATAACCTCATTCTACAAACAGATGAAAGATGGGCAAGCCTTCCTTATGGTTGGGGAATTTACTCTACCTTTGATAAAAATGCCTGCGCTATAGCCTCCCTTTCAATGATTAATGCTAATTATCAAAAGGGAGATCTATCAGTTCAAAATGTTTTAGACTGGGCCAAAAATGACTACTTCACTGATGACGGGACTTCTTGGAATATTTTCCCAGCCTTCGCTCAACACTACGGCTACACTTATACTGATCTTGGTGATAACATCGAAGATGCTCTTCCCTACCTAAACCAAGGAATTCCAGTCGTTGCCTCAGTTAAACCGGGAATTTTTACCTCAGTTGGTCACATTTTAGTCCTAAGTTCAGCAAATGACCAAGGAATTCATCTCCTTGATCCAAATGATGATGCTAAAAAAAGGCATTCTCTGACAACCTATAGTAATGAACAAATCCAAAATGAACTTGCCCACCTATGGGTTTATAAACCAGAGTAA
- a CDS encoding DUF536 domain-containing protein: MDLKTVSELSDLFGVTRQAMNNRVKKLPGEFVEKNEKGTTVVNINGIKELENIYGKKVTLKPEEETDKGTSDQGIASLLTSLMEDKNAEIRRLNEQLRVKDTQLATKDNQIAIKDQQIFEKDKQLDQQQQLTAKAMADSEQLRLDTEQLKLDSEQLKEDAEKLKSDIDTGKKKGFFAKLFGKKENVKDE; encoded by the coding sequence ATGGATTTAAAAACTGTAAGTGAATTGTCGGATTTATTCGGAGTAACCCGGCAAGCCATGAATAACCGGGTAAAAAAATTGCCTGGGGAGTTTGTGGAAAAAAATGAAAAAGGTACGACTGTTGTAAATATAAACGGTATTAAGGAACTTGAAAATATCTATGGTAAGAAGGTTACTCTTAAACCAGAAGAGGAAACGGACAAAGGAACAAGTGACCAAGGTATAGCAAGTCTTCTTACAAGCCTCATGGAGGATAAGAATGCTGAGATTAGACGCTTAAATGAACAGTTAAGGGTTAAGGATACTCAGCTTGCTACTAAGGATAATCAGATTGCCATTAAGGACCAACAGATTTTTGAAAAAGACAAACAGCTTGATCAGCAGCAGCAATTAACTGCTAAGGCTATGGCTGATAGTGAGCAGTTGAGACTTGATACTGAGCAACTAAAACTGGATTCTGAGCAATTAAAAGAAGATGCTGAAAAGTTGAAATCTGACATTGATACTGGGAAGAAAAAGGGCTTTTTTGCTAAATTATTTGGCAAAAAAGAAAATGTTAAAGACGAGTAA